The following coding sequences lie in one Eulemur rufifrons isolate Redbay chromosome 11, OSU_ERuf_1, whole genome shotgun sequence genomic window:
- the CNST gene encoding consortin isoform X2 produces MDDSDTPTYNLHIEPQDGCHPGDSVERSVTHLPPASDENENQLVGDGPERLTSRDSGMGKPRVFEQDSLNNNESCTPSCAVAASENSENTACEDPKDGQAFLGTDQKIPGKRSPRSKRGTAKKIPPGLSSGDIAPLMQERILSAATRGVGDEEAAEVNANDQPDAPKLVLPSLFSLLRGEVEQLDSRALPLCLHQIAESYFQEEDYEKAMKFIQLERLYHEQLLANLSAIQEQWETKWKTVQPHTVMSLRNSEKGFNGEDFERLTKICTTHQDPHLYKHKIAAVEKSLGRRCFTQLMVSEDPKERGATAKESESKTCLGTEPSKERQHKEGPLGSSPCCHQMAGQAESPILVATAGKDHTEEPLRSAEATLELHTQSSGTAGNRSGPDSAENACDDDSHLQLAQTEACQDAARIEGVAEDPEVSLSSESVTEPLILPACDHRSPASIAEGKNSQAQRRALRLPLRDASEALPTDQPENNELDELRQPDLTDSDGKSPQGQADSEASENAHCENNKISDLSARLPEVYMAPEEKGDKDDQLSKETEDYLNSLLEGCLKDTEDSLLYEDSQEEDSDLLQDLSPEEASYSLQENLPSDDSPLSLDDLAKRIEIAEVNSR; encoded by the exons ATGGATGACAGTGATACTCCTACATATAATCTGCACATTGAACCACAGGATGGGTGTCACCCTGGTGACAGTGTGGAAAGGAGTGTAACACACCTGCCTCCTGCGTCAGATGAGAATGAAAATCAGCTCGTTGGGGATGGGCCTGAGCGTCTGACCAGCAGGGACAGCGGAATGGGAAAACCCAGAGTGTTTGAACAGGACAGTCTTAACAATAACGAAAGCTGCACGCCGAGCTGTGCGGTGGCTGCAAGTGAGAACTCAGAGAACACTGCTTGTGAAGACCCCAAAGATGGACAGGCTTTCTTGGGAACGGACCAAAAAATACCTGGAAAAAGAAGTCCCAGAAGCAAAAGGGGCACTGCTAAGAAGATACCaccag GACTTTCTTCAGGAGATATTGCACCTTTAATGCAAGAAAGAATACTAAGTGCAGCCACACGAGGTGTTGGTGATGAAGAGGCTGCCGAAGTGAACGCTAATGATCAACCAGATGCCCCGAAGCTGGTTCTGCCATCTTTGTTTTCACTCCTACGAGGTGAAGTTGAGCAGCTGGATTCAAGAGCACTTCCCCTTTGCCTTCATCAG ataGCAGAGTCCTATTTCCAGGAAGAGGACT ATGAGAAAGCAATGAAATTCATTCAGCTTGAACGATTGTATCATGAGCAGTTGCTTGCAAATCTTTCTGCCATTCAAGAACAGTGGG aaacaaaatggaaaactgtaCAACCGCATACAGTTATGTCTCTAAGGAATTCAGAAAAAGGATTTAATGGTGAAGATTTTGAACGGCTTACTAAAATTTGCACAACACATCAAGA TCCTCATTTATACAAGCATAAG ATAGCAGCTGTGGAAAAGTCCCTGGGAAGGAGATGCTTTACGCAATTAATGGTGTCTGAAGATCCAAAGGAAAGAGGAGCTACAGCCAAAGAGTcag AGAGCAAAACCTGTCTTGGCACGGAACCAAGTAAAGAAAGGCAACATAAAGAAGGCCCCCTGGGGAGCAGTCCCTGCTGTCATCAGATGGCCGGGCAGGCAGAGTCCCCAATCCTTGTGGCAACTGCAGGAAAGGACCACACGGAGGAGCCGCTCCGCAGCGCTGAAGCCACGCTGGAGCTCCACACCCAGTCCTCGGGGACGGCCGGGAACAGGTCTGGGCCAGACTCTGCCGAGAATGCTTGCGACGATGACAGCCACTTGCAGCTGGCTCAAACAGAGGCCTGCCAGGATGCGGCCAGAATAGAGGGTGTTGCTGAAGACCCTGAGGTATCACTCTCCAGCGAGTCAGTGACAGAACCATTGATTTTACCAGCCTGTGACCATAGATCTCCTGCGTCGATTGCTGAGGGTAAAAATTCACAGGCTCAAAGAAGAGCACTCAGGTTGCCACTTCGGGATGCTTCCGAGGCGTTGCCCACAGACCAGCCTGAGAACAATGAATTAGATGAGCTGCGGCAACCCGATCTCACGGACAGTGATGGAAAATCACCACAGGGCCAGGCTGACTCAGAGGCTTCTGAGAATGCAcattgtgaaaataataaaatatctgacTTGAGTGCACGGCTTCCAGAGGTGTATATGGCCCCAGAGGAAAAGGGAGATAAGGATGACCAACTCAGTAAGGAAACAGAAGACTATTTGAACAGCCTTTTGGAAGGATGCTTAAAAGATACTGAAGATTCCCTTTTGTATGAAGATAGCCAAGAGGAAGACTCTGATCTCCTTCAAGATCTTTCTCCTGAAGAAGCATCCTACAGTCTGCAGGAGAATCTGCCTTCTGATGATAGCCCTCTCTCTCTCGATGATCTTGCCAAAAGGATAGAGATTGCAGAGGTAAATTCGAGATGA
- the CNST gene encoding consortin isoform X1 has translation MDDSDTPTYNLHIEPQDGCHPGDSVERSVTHLPPASDENENQLVGDGPERLTSRDSGMGKPRVFEQDSLNNNESCTPSCAVAASENSENTACEDPKDGQAFLGTDQKIPGKRSPRSKRGTAKKIPPGLSSGDIAPLMQERILSAATRGVGDEEAAEVNANDQPDAPKLVLPSLFSLLRGEVEQLDSRALPLCLHQIAESYFQEEDYEKAMKFIQLERLYHEQLLANLSAIQEQWETKWKTVQPHTVMSLRNSEKGFNGEDFERLTKICTTHQDPHLYKHKIAAVEKSLGRRCFTQLMVSEDPKERGATAKESESKTCLGTEPSKERQHKEGPLGSSPCCHQMAGQAESPILVATAGKDHTEEPLRSAEATLELHTQSSGTAGNRSGPDSAENACDDDSHLQLAQTEACQDAARIEGVAEDPEVSLSSESVTEPLILPACDHRSPASIAEGKNSQAQRRALRLPLRDASEALPTDQPENNELDELRQPDLTDSDGKSPQGQADSEASENAHCENNKISDLSARLPEVYMAPEEKGDKDDQLSKETEDYLNSLLEGCLKDTEDSLLYEDSQEEDSDLLQDLSPEEASYSLQENLPSDDSPLSLDDLAKRIEIAEVVPAEGLVSILKKRNDTVGDHPAQMQQKTSKRRVRFQEIDDSLDQDEVGGGSCILLILLCIATVFLSVGGTALYCTFGDMESPVCTDFAANVDFYYTKLAQGMAELKHWIYLS, from the exons ATGGATGACAGTGATACTCCTACATATAATCTGCACATTGAACCACAGGATGGGTGTCACCCTGGTGACAGTGTGGAAAGGAGTGTAACACACCTGCCTCCTGCGTCAGATGAGAATGAAAATCAGCTCGTTGGGGATGGGCCTGAGCGTCTGACCAGCAGGGACAGCGGAATGGGAAAACCCAGAGTGTTTGAACAGGACAGTCTTAACAATAACGAAAGCTGCACGCCGAGCTGTGCGGTGGCTGCAAGTGAGAACTCAGAGAACACTGCTTGTGAAGACCCCAAAGATGGACAGGCTTTCTTGGGAACGGACCAAAAAATACCTGGAAAAAGAAGTCCCAGAAGCAAAAGGGGCACTGCTAAGAAGATACCaccag GACTTTCTTCAGGAGATATTGCACCTTTAATGCAAGAAAGAATACTAAGTGCAGCCACACGAGGTGTTGGTGATGAAGAGGCTGCCGAAGTGAACGCTAATGATCAACCAGATGCCCCGAAGCTGGTTCTGCCATCTTTGTTTTCACTCCTACGAGGTGAAGTTGAGCAGCTGGATTCAAGAGCACTTCCCCTTTGCCTTCATCAG ataGCAGAGTCCTATTTCCAGGAAGAGGACT ATGAGAAAGCAATGAAATTCATTCAGCTTGAACGATTGTATCATGAGCAGTTGCTTGCAAATCTTTCTGCCATTCAAGAACAGTGGG aaacaaaatggaaaactgtaCAACCGCATACAGTTATGTCTCTAAGGAATTCAGAAAAAGGATTTAATGGTGAAGATTTTGAACGGCTTACTAAAATTTGCACAACACATCAAGA TCCTCATTTATACAAGCATAAG ATAGCAGCTGTGGAAAAGTCCCTGGGAAGGAGATGCTTTACGCAATTAATGGTGTCTGAAGATCCAAAGGAAAGAGGAGCTACAGCCAAAGAGTcag AGAGCAAAACCTGTCTTGGCACGGAACCAAGTAAAGAAAGGCAACATAAAGAAGGCCCCCTGGGGAGCAGTCCCTGCTGTCATCAGATGGCCGGGCAGGCAGAGTCCCCAATCCTTGTGGCAACTGCAGGAAAGGACCACACGGAGGAGCCGCTCCGCAGCGCTGAAGCCACGCTGGAGCTCCACACCCAGTCCTCGGGGACGGCCGGGAACAGGTCTGGGCCAGACTCTGCCGAGAATGCTTGCGACGATGACAGCCACTTGCAGCTGGCTCAAACAGAGGCCTGCCAGGATGCGGCCAGAATAGAGGGTGTTGCTGAAGACCCTGAGGTATCACTCTCCAGCGAGTCAGTGACAGAACCATTGATTTTACCAGCCTGTGACCATAGATCTCCTGCGTCGATTGCTGAGGGTAAAAATTCACAGGCTCAAAGAAGAGCACTCAGGTTGCCACTTCGGGATGCTTCCGAGGCGTTGCCCACAGACCAGCCTGAGAACAATGAATTAGATGAGCTGCGGCAACCCGATCTCACGGACAGTGATGGAAAATCACCACAGGGCCAGGCTGACTCAGAGGCTTCTGAGAATGCAcattgtgaaaataataaaatatctgacTTGAGTGCACGGCTTCCAGAGGTGTATATGGCCCCAGAGGAAAAGGGAGATAAGGATGACCAACTCAGTAAGGAAACAGAAGACTATTTGAACAGCCTTTTGGAAGGATGCTTAAAAGATACTGAAGATTCCCTTTTGTATGAAGATAGCCAAGAGGAAGACTCTGATCTCCTTCAAGATCTTTCTCCTGAAGAAGCATCCTACAGTCTGCAGGAGAATCTGCCTTCTGATGATAGCCCTCTCTCTCTCGATGATCTTGCCAAAAGGATAGAGATTGCAGAG GTTGTCCCTGCCGAGGGGCTGGTCTCTATATTAAAGAAGAGGAATGATACTGTAGGCGACCATCCCGCCCAGATGCAGCAGAAAACATCTAAACGAAGAGTGAGATTCCAAGAAATAGACGACAGCTTGGATCAAG ATGAAGTTGGCGGCGGCTCCTGTATTTTACTGATCTTGCTGTGCATAGCAACGGTTTTCCTCAGTGTCGGAGGAACTGCATTATACTGCACTTTCGGTGACATGGAGTCGCCTGTCTGCACGGACTTTGCAGCCAACGTGGACTTCTATTACACGAAGTTAGCGCAGGGAATGGCAGAACTGAAACACTGGATCTACCTCTCCTAG